Proteins from a genomic interval of Trichoderma breve strain T069 chromosome 2, whole genome shotgun sequence:
- a CDS encoding dnaJ domain-containing protein has product MAIKPSVAVLPSLVSPLCSSHYLTHCTRSSSSPLCKRFKRQYATVQDAGEKKWSDWRPSPEDTIHEWPKSPRPTPYEVLGVSKGGVYDKRRFYHLVKLYHPDTHDHNHHHASVSSSSLHIRNLPHATRLERYRMIVAANELLSNSSKRRMYDSYGLGWSHGDRAASLRDIDKNWRHQEGTAANNATWEDWERWRDAQEGKSSEPVYMSHGAFASILVLMCLVGAMAQTNRAESSGAQYVGWAADHSAEIGGRLRRNGTAVAGLSKDERVDYFLKERENVNFQFVPSKYETTDRPRPS; this is encoded by the coding sequence atggccatcaaaCCATCCGTCGCCGTCCTCCCATCCCTCGTCTCTCCCCTCTGCAGCTCACATTATCTCACCCACTGCACCCgatcatcctcttcccctctATGTAAACGCTTTAAAAGACAATATGCCACCGTGCAAGACGCCGGCGAGAAAAAATGGTCCGACTGGAGGCCCTCTCCCGAGGATACCATCCATGAATGGCCAAAGTCGCCACGGCCCACGCCATACGAAGTGCTCGGCGTTTCCAAGGGCGGCGTTTACGACAAGCGACGCTTCTATCATCTCGTCAAGCTGTATCATCCAGACACGCATGACCACAACCACCATCATGCATCCgtatcatcctcatcattaCATATCAGAAATCTTCCTCACGCTACCCGCCTCGAGCGGTATCGCATGATCGTCGCCGCCAACGAACTTCTCAGCAACTCTTCTAAGCGTCGCATGTACGATAGCTACGGCTTAGGATGGTCGCATGGCGACCGCGCCGCGTCTCTGCGCGACATCGACAAGAACTGGCGCCACCAGGAAGGTACCGCCGCGAACAACGCCACATGGGAAGATTGGGAACGATGGCGGGATGCCCAGGAAGGGAAATCGAGTGAGCCTGTGTACATGTCGCATGGTGCATTCGCATCCATCTTGGTGCTCATGTGTCTTGTTGGGGCTATGGCGCAGACCAATCGTGCCGAGTCGAGCGGCGCGCAGTACGTCGGGTGGGCGGCCGATCACAGCGCTGAAATCGGAGGTCGGCTGCGAAGGAATGGAACGGCGGTGGCCGGGCTAAGCAAGGATGAGAGAGTCGACTATTTCTTGAAAGAACGCGAAAACGTCAATTTCCAGTTCGTGCCGAGCAAATACGAGACAACCGACCGCCCTAGGCCATCCTAG
- a CDS encoding flavin-binding monooxygenase-like domain-containing protein — protein sequence MRVAIIGGGPSGIVQLKVLTEAHRRFSIPHLELRLFESHNRLGGIFSHHSYEDAELVSSKYLTAFSDFRPRRDDPDFFSADRYLEYLDEYATHFELWPYINLNAWVKSIRRGDSSEHVIIYRTATGEEIEWECDAIAICSGVHAIPNIPNLSGIEHVPVVMHSADFKSRKQFGKGKTVMVIGSGETGADICYLAVTGDTDRVILCHRDGWLGAPKRVPGQKFLPWLFGSEPYDYPQLPLDVSQVTLFDSMYVHPIVRDSMIVWNFYHFVGISAGGWLCGDSIYGIDQFVGQIYSERFHASRVFFNKAWQRICNHVSAPWRPTKWPFASRIRRFFFNTDIPSVSRIIEVAPNPSHISEDGVAHFPLNGRPESERINETVVKPDVVIFATGYLPAFPYLNTPENAGRKPYPVAFDADVRQIWNSDDPTIGFIGFVRPGFGAIPPLAEMQAMLFTTNLINRIPRPLSPEDEWHYRIIHTPDARVSYGVEHDSYAYQLAKDIDGAPTFWEVLKMAFSTKNGWRLPYIWAAGASFNTKFRMRGPWKWEGAGEVMTGELWETISRREGLFGNVPLSVIPMVYLGSINLFYLFYAGFWNSLAKLRLVRPIAIQNEPKRIMQEMERACNSKKGSKLHAERHQSARSEVM from the exons ATGCGTGTTGCAATTATCGGTGGCGGTCCCTCGGGTATCGTACAACTCAAAGTACTAACCGAGGCACATCGACGCTTTTCCATACCACATCTTGAGCTCAGGCTTTTTGAGTCACATAATAGGCTTGGAGGCATCTTCTCACATCATTCTTacgaagatgcagagctcGTCTCGTCAAAATATCTTACAGCCTTCTCTGACTTCCGCCCCCGTCGTGATGATCCGGATTTTTTCAGTGCCGACCGCTATCTCGAGTATCTCGACGAGTATGCTACCCATTTTGAGCTGTGGCCATATATCAACTTAAACGCATGGGTCAAGTCAATCCGACGGGGAGACTCTAGTGAGCATGTCATCATTTACCGGACAGCAACAGGCGAAGAAATCGAGTGGGAGTGCGACGCTATTGCGATATGTTCCGGTGTGCATGCCATCCCAAATATACCAAATTTGTCAGGCATTGAACATGTCCCTGTCGTCATGCATTCTGCTGATTTCAAGTCTCGAAAGCAATTTGGCAAAGGTAAGACTGTCATGGTTATTGGCAGCGGCGAAACTGGCGCAGACATTTGTTACTTGGCAGTGACAGGAGACACGGATAGGGTCATCCTATGCCATCGCGATGGTTGGCTCGGCGCACCCAAG AGAGTTCCTGGGCAGAAATTTCTGCCCTGGCTGTTTGGCTCCGAGCCGTACGATTATCCGCAGCTTCCTCTCGACGTATCTCAAGTCACATTATTTGATTCTATGTATGTCCACCCTATTGTGAGAGACAGCATGATCGTTTGGAACTTTTATCATTTTGTGGGAATATCCGCCGGAGGATGGCTCTGCGGCGACTCCATATACGGAATTGACCAATTTGTTGGTCAAATTTATAGTGAGCGCTTTCACGCATCACGAG ttttcttcaacaaggcTTGGCAGCGTATCTGCAACCATGTTTCCGCACCTTGGCGACCAACCAAGTGGCCCTTTGCCAGTCGCATCCgtcgttttttctttaacaCTGATATCCCTTCGGTTTCGCGAATAATAGAGGTTGCACCAAACCCTTCGCATATCTCAGAGGATGGCGTGGCTCACTTTCCTCTCAACGGTCGCCCGGAATCTGAGCGTATCAATGAAACTGTTGTGAAGCCAGACGTTGTCATATTCGCCACCGGCTATCTTCCAGCATTTCCTTACCTCAACACTCCAGAGAATGCTGGACGGAAGCCTTATCCTGTAGCATTTGACGCAGATGTAAGGCAAATTTGGAACTCAGATGACCCAACTATTGGCTTCATTGGCTTTGTTCGTCCAGGCTTTGGTGCTATCCCACCGCTCGCGGAGATGCAAGCGATGCTCTTTACAACGAATCTAATTAATCGAATCCCAAGGCCACTGAGCCCGGAGGATGAGTGGCATTACCGCATTATCCACACTCCTGATGCACGTGTCAGTTATGGCGTTGAGCATGACAGTTACGCATATCAGCTAGCTAAAGATATTGATGGAGCACCAACGTTCTGGGAAGTCCTAAAAATGGCGTTCAGTACCAAGAATGGCTGGAGACTGCCGTATATATGGGCCGCGGGAGCGAGCTTCAACACGAAATTCCGCATGAGGGGCCCATGGAAGTGGGAGGGAGCCGGCGAGGTCATGACTGGCGAGTTGTGGGAGACTATTTCGCGCCGTGAAGGTCTATTTG GCAACGTTCCCCTTTCTGTTATTCCAATGGTTTATCTTGGCAGCATCAATCTCTTTTACCTTTTTTATGCAGGCTTTTGGAATTCTTTGGCCAAATTACGTCTGGTACGCCCAATAGCGATTCAGAATGAGCCAAAACGAATTATGCAAGAGATGGAACGGGCATGCAACTCAAAGAAGGGTAGTAAGTTACATGCGGAGCGTCATCAGAGCGCCAGGTCTGAAGTCATGTAA
- a CDS encoding hydantoinase/oxoprolinase domain-containing protein produces MPSANISRHLRIGVDVGGTNTDGVILDPLQASSPGKGILAWHKAPTTTNPSIGINDAITAMFKSAAISPSEVESVTIGTTHFVNAVVERDTSRLSTVAVIRLCGPFSKHAPPCVDWPDDMRQMILGHYALLKGGLEVDGNLISDIDTREIKEQCAIIRKKGIRNVVVNGVFSPIDTIEKQEERASDIIKAELPECDVVCSKDIANLGFLERENAAILNASILSFARKTIRSFQEPIKRLGLHCPVFITQNDGTVLSGDMAARLPVRTFSSGPTNSMRGAAFLAQGEISEAVMVVDIGGTTTDVGLLYANGFPRQQAAYSDLAGIRVNFSCPDIKSIGLGGGSIVRTDNGLTVGPDSVGHKLQQESVVFGGKVITATDCIVQANPDLNIGNRDLVKAVLTDEQLNLFRAALKDKIEKAIDKMKTSPEDIPVLLVGGGAILSPDELKGASRVIKPEWSQVANAIGAAMARVSAVVDTVKSTESKTTAQLLEEIGQEAIAKTISAGASPASVEIVEKETLPLQYIAHKTRFIVRAAGDFDLGSVQIHATPEADNEGNDTDMSQYEKLSKRPETTSKEQIDKDVNIALYRPTVKNRVWYISETDADWIATGCYILGTGGGGSPYSHLVRLKQELRKGAIVRVINPYDLADDDQIGCGGGVGSPTVGIEKLPADELLEAQQELFKVCPNPATHMISIEIGGGNGLQAMILGASTNMDLPAVDGDWMGRAYPTKWQTTPVVFNERSPIWSPIAMSDGNGNVVVMPKATSDLAVERILRAALTQMGSHTGCAESPVTGAETKRWVENRVDNVAESIIEECGGKAAGKVLWKGKIVGVERTLRGGYVYGECFIEGVDGTIKIPFKNENIAALKVRDDGKEEQQEDVLAIAPDLITVIDAQNGEAIGTPEYRYGLLVVVLGLAASDKWTGSQRGIELGGPVGFGIDHLKFTPLGAFVKPRSVIDEFDGIVE; encoded by the exons ATGCCCTCTGCAAATATCTCTAGGCACCTCCGCATAGGAGTCGACGTCGGCGGCACCAACACAGACGGCGTCATTCTTGATCCCCTCCAGGCGTCGTCTCCGGGCAAAGGCATCCTAGCATGGCACAAGGCTCCCACAACGACCAATCCAAGCATTGGAATCAACGATGCAATCACTGCCATGTTCAAATCCGCTGCCATCAGCCCATCCGAGGTTGAGAGTGTAACCATTGGCACTACTCATTTCGTCAACGCTGTTGTTGAACGGGATACTTCACGACTGTCTACTGTGGCGGTCATCCGGCTCTGTGGACCTTTTTCAAAGCATGCTCCCCCTTGCGTAGATTGGCCGGATGATATGAGGCAGATGATTCTGGGCCACTATGCATTGCTCAAAGGCGGCTTGGAGGTAGACGGAAACCTCATTTCAGATATTGATACGCGAGAGATTAAAGAGCAGTGTGCCATTATTCGCAAAAAAGGCATCAGAAATGTTGTAGTCAATGGAGTGTTCAGCCCCATAGACACCATAGAGAAGCAAGAGGAACGAGCTTCAGACATTATCAAAGCAGAATTGCCCGAGTGCGATGTTGTTTGTTCGAAAGACATCGCCAACCTAGGATTCTTGGAGCGTGAGAATGCGGCCATTCTGAATGCTTCTATCCTTTCTTTCGCTAGGAAAACCATCAGGTCTTTTCAAGAGCCAATCAAACGCCTCGGCTTACACTGTCCCGTTTTCATCACACAAAATGACGGCACCGTCTTATCAGGGGACATGGCAGCGAGGTTGCCCGTCAGGACCTTTTCGAGTGGCCCAACAAACAGCATGAGGGGCGCGGCATTCCTTGCCCAGGGCGAGATATCCGAAGCAGTCATGGTCGTCGACATTGGGGGCACAACAACAGATGTTGGGCTGCTGTATGCAAATGGGTTTCCCCGGCAGCAGGCTGCTTACAGCGATCTTGCAGGCATCAGAGTCAACTTTTCGTGTCCGGATATCAAGAGCATCGGTCTTGGGGGAGGGTCGATTGTCAGAACTGACAACGGTCTAACTGTCGGACCAGACAGTGTTGGGCATAAGCTTCAGCAAGAGTCTGTTGTTTTCGGTGGCAAGGTCATCACCGCGACTGATTGTATAGTGCAAGCGAATCCTGATTTAAATATAGGCAACAGAGATCTTGTGAAGGCTGTGCTTACTGATGAACAGCTGAACCTTTTCAGGGCCGccctcaaggacaagatTGAGAAGGCAATTGACAAGATGAAAACTTCTCCAGAAGACATCCCAGTGCTGCTTGTTGGCGGTGGAGCTATACTGTCGCCTGACGAGCTCAAAGGTGCGAGCCGAGTGATAAAGCCGGAATGGTCGCAAGTTGCAAACGCAATCggagcagcaatggcaagagtCAGTGCAGTTGTGGATACTGTCAAATCCACCGAGTCCAAAACCACCGCTCAGTTGCTGGAAGAGattggccaagaagcaattGCAAAGACTATATCTGCCGGGGCGTCTCCTGCGTCCGTGGAGATTGTCGAAAAAGAGACCCTCCCACTCCAA TACATTGCTCATAAAACAAGATTCATTGTCCGTGCAGCGGGGGATTTCGATTTGGGGAGCGTCCAAATCCACGCAACTCCAGAAGCGGATAACGAGGGAAATGACACTGATATGAGCCAATATGAGAAACTATCAAAGCGACCAGAAACCACATCCAAAGAGCAAATAGACAAGGATGTCAACATTGCTCTATATAGACCAACAGTTAAAAATCGCGTTTGGTATATATCGGAAACGGATGCTGATTGGATTGCCACCGGCTGCTACATCCTTGGAACGGGCGGTGGAGGATCCCCCTATTCCCATCTAGTGCGTCTAAAGCAAGAGCTCCGTAAGGGTGCAATTGTGAGGGTTATAAATCCATATGATCTTGCCGACGACGATCAGATTGGTTGTGGAGGAGGTGTGGGCAGTCCCACAGTCGGAATCGAGAAGCTGCCTGCCGACGAGCTATTGGAAGCTCAACAAGAATTATTCAAGGTCTGTCCTAACCCTGCCACTCACATGATTTCCATCGAAATTGGAGGTGGCAACGGCCTCCAAGCGATGATATTGGGCGCCAGCACGAATATGGATCTACCAGCTGTGGATGGCGACTGGATGGGACGGGCTTATCCAACAAAATGGCAGACAACCCCTGTTGTTTTTAACGAAAGGTCTCCTATCTGGTCTCCCATCGCCATGTCTGACGGCAATGGTAATGTCGTTGTCATGCCGAAAGCGACCTCTGACCTTGCTGTTGAGCGTATCCTGCGAGCGGCTCTGACACAAATGGGATCACACACAGGTTGTGCTGAGTCCCCGGTGACAGGAGCAGAAACGAAGCGATGGGTA GAGAATAGGGTCGACAACGTAGCCGAGTCCATCATCGAGGAATGCGGCGGAAAAGCAGCTGGTAAAGTGCTCTGGAAGGGTAAGATTGTCGGTGTTGAGAGGACGCTGAGGGGAGGATATGTCTATGGTGAATGCTTCATCGAAGGAGTTGAT GGGACCATCAAGATCCCTTTTAAGAACGAAAACATTGCAGCTCTCAAGGTCCGAGATGAtgggaaagaagagcaacagGAGGACGTCCTAGCCATTGCCCCGGACCTGATCACCGTGATTGATGCACAGAACGGTGAAGCTATCGGCACTCCAGAGTACAGGTATGGGCTGCTAGTAGTAGTGCTGGGGCTGGCCGCCAGTGATAAATGGACGGGAAGCCAGAGAGGAATCGAACTTGGCGGACCAGTGGGTTTCGGGATAGACCACCTGAAATTCACTCCGCTGGGTGCGTTTGTCAAGCCGAGGAGCGTTATTGACGAGTTTGACGGCATTGTTGAATAG